The genomic interval CGGCCTCGAGGCTGCGGGCCTGTGGTGGTTCTTCCGCGATGCCTGGTACTGCATCCTGTTCGCCTTCACCCTGAACACCTCGGCCTACCAGGCCGAGATCCTGCGCGGCGCGGTCGAGAACGTGCCGCGCGGCCAGTGGGAAGGCGCGATGGCGCTCGGCCTGCCGCGCCCGGTGATCTTCTTCAGGATCATCCTGCCGCAAGCGCTGATCGTCGCCCTGCGCCCCTACGGCAACGAGATCATCCTCATGATCAAGGGCTCGGCGATCGCGTCGATCGTCACGATCTTCGACCTGATGGGCGAGACGCGCCGGGCGTTCTCCCGTTCGCTCGACTTCCAGGCCTACATCTGGGCGGCCGTGCTCTATCTGATCATCGTCGAAACCCTGCGCCGGGTCTGGGACCGGCTGGAGGCGCGGCTGACCCGCCATCTCGCGCGCTGAGGACAAACTGCAAGTCCGCAGGCGCACGAATCCGGCCCTGACAGCGCGGGATCCATCGCCTATAACCTTGGCATTTCCCGCGTCCCGCGCGGCGCGATCGATTGCACGACCATCCGGGGAGACAGAAATGGCCAAGGTTGCATTCATCGGGCTCGGCGTCATGGGCTATCCCATGGCACGGCATCTGAAGACCAGGGGCGGACATGACGTCACGGTCTACAACCGTACCGCGGCAAAGGCCGAGACATGGGCCAAGGAGCATGGCGGGCGCGCTGCGGCGACCCCGCGCGAGGCCGCTGAGGGATGCGACTTCGTGTTCTCCTGCGTCGGCAACGACGACGACCTGCGCGCGGTAATGACCGGACCGGACGGCGCATTTCACGGACTGAAGCAGGGCGCCATCGCGGTCGACAACACCACCGCGTCCGCCGAGGTCGCGCGCGAGCTGCATGCCGCCGCGCGGGCCAAGGGCTGCGGCTTCATCGACGCGCCGGTGTCGGGCGGCCAGGCCGGCGCGGAGAACGGTGCGCTGACCGTCATGTGCGGCGGCGACCAAGCCGACTTCGACAAGGCCAGGCCGGTGATCGAGAGCTTCGCCAAGTTCGTCGGCCTGATGGGGCCGAGCGGCGCCGGCCAGCTGACCAAGATGGTCAACCAGATCTGCATCGCGGGCCTCGTTCAGGGCCTGTCCGAGGCGATCCACTTCGCCAAGAAGGCCGATCTTGACGTGCCGACCGTCATCGCCGCGATCCGCGGCGGCGCTGCGCAGTCCTGGCAGATGGAAAATCGCTGGGAGACGATGATGAACGGCAAGTTCGAGTTCGGTTTCGCCGTCGACTGGATGCGCAAGGACCTCGGCATCTGCCTCAAGACTGCCAACGAGACCGGCGCACGCCTACCGGTGACCGCGCTGGTCGACCAGTTCTATGCCGAGGTGCAGGCCATGGGTGGCCGGCGCTGGGACACGTCCAGCCTGATCGCCCGTCTGGAGAATGCCGACAGGAAGTGAGGCGTCGTCGGCGACGCAGCCGCACCCGAACAGGCGGGGCTACTGCCCCGCCGCTTCCCTGACGATCTCGTCGAGCAACGCATTGACCTCACCGATCGCCGCTTTCGAGGCATCCGACCCGGTCTCGGCAAGCCGGCGGAAGCCGACCGTCACCGTGCCGGGCGCATCCGGGGTCTCGTAGACGAACACCGTGTAGGGGCAATAGGCAATGTTGGCCGGGTCGGCCTCCATGGCCTTGCGCGACAGCACGGCGGAACAGAACAGCATCGACTGGGCGTTGACGAATACGTCCTTGCTCGCCCCGACATCGGCAGCGGTGCGCGCCAACATGTCGCCGATGTGCGAGGTGTAGTCGATGACCAGGCCGCGGTTGACGATGGCGCCCTCCAGATCGAAGCGTACATCCTCGAACGGCGCCTCGAGCGTATAGGTCGTGACGCCCTCGATGAGGTCCGCCGCCCGCGCCGCCGGTCCGGAGACGGCCGCCACCGCCGCGATCAGCGCCAATCCTCCTGCGATCTTCGCACCTGTCCTGGTCATGAAGGCATCCTCCCTTGCGTGCCGGTTCCGCGATCGCCGTCGCGACGGCCATCCCGACCAGCCACCCGGATCACCGCGCCGGACTCCCATCAAAAATCACGATAACCGACCACGGCCGGCCGATCCATGACATATCGCAAAAATTGAATGCTTCGCTCCGGTCAACTGCCACGTTCAGCTGCCCGGTTCGATCACGTCGACCGTCCGCGCCGGCAGGGCGGGCGTCACTCAGCCCGCGTCTTCTCGACCGCGACATAGCCGAGCGGCAGTTGCGTCGTGTACTTGATCTGCTCCATGGCGAAGGTGGTCGACACGTCCGAGATGTCGATCTTAGCGATCAGCCGCTTGTAGAAGCCGTCATAGGCCTCGATGTCTGGAACCGCCACGCGCAGTAGGTAATCGACCTGGCCGGCCATGCGGTAGAACTCCACCACCTCGGGAAACTCGCGGATCACGTCGGCGAATTTCTTCAGCCAGTCTTCCGTGTGCTGGTTGGTGGTGATCGCGACGAAGGCGGTGACCTTCGCATTGACCTTGGCCGGATCGAGCAGGGCGACGCGCCCGGTGATGACGCCGTCCTCCTCCATCTTCTGGATGCGCCGCCAGCAGGGCGTCGTCGACAGGCCGACCCGCCGGCCGATCTCGGCCACGGGCACCGTGCAGTCTTCCTGAAGGATGGACAAAATCCGCCGATCGATACGGTCAATCATGGTGGCATCCGTCTGTAAGCCCGCGACAGGGCTGGATTCATTTTCTTTCCGGCCGGGGCGCGTTGGCATGCCGTTTTACCGGATGCCGCCGCAGGAGAACTTTAGATTTTTGTTCTTATTGAGCCCCTTAATTCGCTTGCCTGCTTTTCTAACGAATGTCAATTCGTCCTCTCAAGAGAACAATTTTCTTCTCGATCCGACATCCTTCGCATCAAGGAGGCCTCCCCATGTCCCTGTTCAAACGACTCGCCGTTGCGCTTGCTCTGGCCCTCACGCCTGTCGTCGCGACGGCCGCCCCCGAGGTCACGCCGCTGGTGTCGACCGGCTGGCTGTCCGACCATCTCGGCCGAGACGACGTCGTCATCCTCGACATCCGATCGCCGATCGCCAAGTCCGGCAAGGACGATTATGTCAAGGGCCACATTCCCGGCGCCGTGTGGAGCGAATATCCCGGCTTCTGGCGCAGCGAGCGCGACGGCATCGAAGGCGCCCTGCCGTCGATCGAGAAGCTGGAGGCGAGCTTGTCGGATCTCGGCGTCTCCGAGGGCAAGGCCGTCGTCATCGTTCCGGCCGGCACCTCGAGCCTCGAATTCGGTGCGGCGGCGCGCATCTACTGGACGCTGAAGTATCTCGGCCACGACGCAGTCGCCATCCTGGACGGCGGTCACAAGGCCTGGAGCGAGGAAGAACGTGCGCTCGAGACCGGCGAGGTCGTGCCGACCGGCGATCTCTTCGTCGCCGAGCCCCGGCCCGAGCTGCTCGCCTCGACCGAGCAGGTCGCGGCGAAGCTGAACGGGGCGGCGACGCTGCTCGACGCGCGTCCGCTCGCCCAGTTCTCGGGCAAGGACAAGCACAAGAAGGCGCTCGCTGCCGGCCACATCCCCGGTGCGGTCCACCTCGACCAGGACGTCTTCTACGACGCCCAGGCCAACCGGCTGAAGTCGACCGGCGCGCTCGCGGCGCTGGTTCCGGCCGCCGTGCAGCAGAAGGCGGCGGACATCGTCTCCTACTGCAACACCGGCCACTGGGCGGCGACCAACTGGTTCGTGCTGTCCGAACTGCTCGGCCGCAAGAACGTGTCGCTCTACGTCGACAGCATGGTCGGCTGGACCCGGCAGAGCGGCCTGCCGATCTCGCTGCCGACCAACTGAACGGCCTCGTCCCCGTCAAAACCGATCGCCCGGCTCCAGCAGCCGGGCGATGTCGTTTCGAAGCACGGGCAGCAGTTCCGCTTCGAACCAGGGATGCTTCCTCAGCCAGGCGTTGTTGCGCCACGAGGGATGCGGCAGCGGCACGACCACCGCCCTGCCCGCGTCGGCGGTCTCGGTGCGGATCGCGCGCCAGTCGGCAACCGTTTCGGTCAGGCTGGCGCGCTTGCGCGCCGGCAGATGATAGGCCTGCGCATACTGACCGACGGCCAGGATCAGTTCCAGTTGCGGCATGGCCGCGAATACCTGGTCGTGCCACAATCGACGGCACTCGGCGCGCGGCGGCCGGTCGCCGCCCTTGGCGTCGAGGCCGGGAAAGCAGAAGCCCATCGGCACAATGGCGAGTTTGGCCGTGTCGTAGAACACCTCCGGGCCGATCCCCATCCAGGCGCGCAGCCGGTCTCCGGAGGGATCCGTGAAGGGCGTG from Polymorphum gilvum SL003B-26A1 carries:
- a CDS encoding ABC transporter permease, whose translation is MTGAATQMPPPAKPRRWTAGRITGHVLVALWAVAGGVLLLYLGQNVASPFVQRYWPNYVSGFWVTIQLVVLSIAAGALLSVPIALARSMRNPVVRGLAFAYVYFFRGTPLLAQTFLIYYGAGSFRDGLEAAGLWWFFRDAWYCILFAFTLNTSAYQAEILRGAVENVPRGQWEGAMALGLPRPVIFFRIILPQALIVALRPYGNEIILMIKGSAIASIVTIFDLMGETRRAFSRSLDFQAYIWAAVLYLIIVETLRRVWDRLEARLTRHLAR
- a CDS encoding NAD(P)-dependent oxidoreductase → MAKVAFIGLGVMGYPMARHLKTRGGHDVTVYNRTAAKAETWAKEHGGRAAATPREAAEGCDFVFSCVGNDDDLRAVMTGPDGAFHGLKQGAIAVDNTTASAEVARELHAAARAKGCGFIDAPVSGGQAGAENGALTVMCGGDQADFDKARPVIESFAKFVGLMGPSGAGQLTKMVNQICIAGLVQGLSEAIHFAKKADLDVPTVIAAIRGGAAQSWQMENRWETMMNGKFEFGFAVDWMRKDLGICLKTANETGARLPVTALVDQFYAEVQAMGGRRWDTSSLIARLENADRK
- a CDS encoding DUF302 domain-containing protein, yielding MTRTGAKIAGGLALIAAVAAVSGPAARAADLIEGVTTYTLEAPFEDVRFDLEGAIVNRGLVIDYTSHIGDMLARTAADVGASKDVFVNAQSMLFCSAVLSRKAMEADPANIAYCPYTVFVYETPDAPGTVTVGFRRLAETGSDASKAAIGEVNALLDEIVREAAGQ
- a CDS encoding Lrp/AsnC family transcriptional regulator; the protein is MIDRIDRRILSILQEDCTVPVAEIGRRVGLSTTPCWRRIQKMEEDGVITGRVALLDPAKVNAKVTAFVAITTNQHTEDWLKKFADVIREFPEVVEFYRMAGQVDYLLRVAVPDIEAYDGFYKRLIAKIDISDVSTTFAMEQIKYTTQLPLGYVAVEKTRAE
- a CDS encoding sulfurtransferase, which encodes MSLFKRLAVALALALTPVVATAAPEVTPLVSTGWLSDHLGRDDVVILDIRSPIAKSGKDDYVKGHIPGAVWSEYPGFWRSERDGIEGALPSIEKLEASLSDLGVSEGKAVVIVPAGTSSLEFGAAARIYWTLKYLGHDAVAILDGGHKAWSEEERALETGEVVPTGDLFVAEPRPELLASTEQVAAKLNGAATLLDARPLAQFSGKDKHKKALAAGHIPGAVHLDQDVFYDAQANRLKSTGALAALVPAAVQQKAADIVSYCNTGHWAATNWFVLSELLGRKNVSLYVDSMVGWTRQSGLPISLPTN
- a CDS encoding uracil-DNA glycosylase family protein, with protein sequence MVNKDRSRAVRGAGAGREPVDELARAIAACRRCVEAPLKAPLPHEPRPVVRLSATARICICGQAPGTRVHASGTPFTDPSGDRLRAWMGIGPEVFYDTAKLAIVPMGFCFPGLDAKGGDRPPRAECRRLWHDQVFAAMPQLELILAVGQYAQAYHLPARKRASLTETVADWRAIRTETADAGRAVVVPLPHPSWRNNAWLRKHPWFEAELLPVLRNDIARLLEPGDRF